From a region of the Candidatus Jettenia caeni genome:
- a CDS encoding nicotinate-nucleotide-dimethylbenzimidazole phosphoribosyltransferase cobT, whose product MKLLKHTTEHIQEVVTDPCGDIKTKFKRLAIPIGSLGRLEELATVYISIRGSVNCTIKHKTIFTMAGDHGVAEEGVSAFPQQVTRQMVQNFMDAGAAINVLARHVGAKVVVVDCGVATHLNKNQFSNQCQEQDLRIKKVGLGTKNITIGPAMSRDEAIQALEVGIELVEEELKNGLDIVGTGDMGIANTTPSSAILAVLGKLDVETVTGRGTGLDEEALQRKIRIIKKAIDINQPDPHDPIDVLAKVGGYEIGGIAGLCLGAARHRIPIVLDGFISTAGALIAHAIEPKVKGHLIASHISAEKGHKLMLKLLDKIPLLDLNLRLGEGTGAALGINLIEASIKLLNEMATFQEAGVSEPNRE is encoded by the coding sequence ATGAAATTATTAAAACATACTACGGAACATATACAAGAGGTTGTGACAGACCCCTGCGGTGATATTAAAACAAAATTTAAGAGACTTGCCATTCCCATCGGTAGTTTAGGAAGGTTGGAAGAATTAGCAACAGTTTATATCTCTATCAGAGGCAGTGTAAATTGCACAATAAAACACAAAACGATATTTACGATGGCAGGAGACCACGGGGTCGCGGAAGAAGGTGTGAGTGCCTTTCCTCAGCAGGTTACAAGACAAATGGTTCAAAACTTCATGGATGCAGGCGCAGCTATAAATGTCCTTGCACGTCATGTTGGCGCAAAGGTGGTTGTGGTTGATTGCGGAGTTGCCACACACCTGAATAAAAATCAGTTCTCTAACCAATGCCAGGAACAAGATCTGAGGATAAAGAAGGTAGGCTTAGGCACGAAAAATATAACAATAGGTCCTGCTATGTCCAGGGATGAAGCTATTCAAGCTCTTGAGGTTGGTATTGAGCTGGTTGAAGAAGAGCTGAAAAATGGACTGGATATTGTCGGTACAGGAGATATGGGGATTGCTAATACTACACCGAGTAGCGCCATTCTCGCCGTTTTAGGCAAACTGGACGTAGAAACAGTTACCGGACGTGGGACAGGATTAGACGAAGAAGCCTTACAAAGAAAAATTCGCATAATAAAAAAAGCAATTGATATAAATCAACCAGATCCCCACGATCCAATAGATGTATTAGCAAAGGTAGGTGGTTACGAGATTGGAGGTATTGCTGGTTTATGTTTAGGCGCAGCGCGGCACCGTATTCCCATAGTTCTGGATGGTTTTATTTCAACAGCCGGCGCTCTGATTGCCCATGCAATCGAACCAAAGGTAAAGGGGCATCTCATTGCTTCCCATATATCCGCAGAAAAGGGGCATAAGCTTATGTTAAAATTACTGGACAAAATCCCTCTCCTGGATTTAAATCTAAGGTTAGGCGAAGGGACCGGTGCTGCATTAGGTATAAATCTGATAGAAGCAAGTATAAAGTTATTAAATGAAATGGCCACGTTTCAAGAAGCAGGAGTATCAGAACCAAATAGAGAATAA
- a CDS encoding putative heme protein, translated as MFFPMVGVIVLLYKNLPFHQIFHNPFDSPLLRRICLWLCRPVIVFIPLLMCIGCQKTQQNTHFQSAVSAHYVGRETCKPCHENIYAQYIGSDHDLAMDYATDATVLGDFNNTSFNHHDVTSRFYERDGKFFVFTEGFRGKFQEFAIKYTFGVRPLQQYLIEFSDGRVQTLPLCWDTRPKEQGGQRWFHIYGNERIPPDDILYWTRISQNWNYMCAECHSTNLKKNYDAAKDRYNTTWSEIDVSCEVCHGPGSLHVEWAEAEARGEDTQGYTDMGLSIRLKDDEDEEVTWLFDKSLATYKPSTSRRRQKEVEMCARCHSRRAIINENYVHGKPLLDTHYPQALEDNLYYPDGQIRDEVYEYGSFLQSRMYQAGIVCTDCHDPHSTRRRKEGNELCYSCHQSEKYGSREHHFHKMGLSGSQCVECHMPARTYMVVDIRRDHSFRVPRPDLSKKLGVPNTCNGCHSDRSTEWASEHFGKWYGTPKPEKHYGDIFWAASRCIPGTDVDLIRLAEGNQQSPIVRATAVFLLRNYPTELSLETLRKMLRDANPLIRSEAVTSLDILPPEGRVQYLLPMLQDPVRLVRTFVARSLAPVPINLLSESALKQRETVVREYEETQMLNADYPVAHINLGNLYLDRGEYDRAVASYKKAIEIEPAFIPGYINLADVYRAQNQDEKGRNVLEQALYLAPKSAPIHHAMGLLMIRTGEHKKALHHLHKAAILAPENTRYSYVYGIALDSQKMPEQAISVLKRTLSHNPYDPDLLVSLTMIYRDRGEFGQALKYAARLARNYPENQNYQQLEKHLIILADRQGEKPDRRD; from the coding sequence ATGTTTTTCCCAATGGTTGGAGTTATAGTACTGTTATATAAAAACTTACCTTTTCATCAAATTTTTCACAACCCATTTGATTCCCCTTTGTTAAGGAGAATTTGTTTGTGGCTATGCCGCCCGGTGATTGTTTTCATACCTCTGCTTATGTGTATTGGTTGTCAGAAAACACAACAGAATACTCACTTTCAATCGGCAGTGAGCGCACATTACGTTGGCAGAGAGACATGCAAGCCGTGCCATGAGAATATCTATGCACAATATATTGGCTCCGATCATGACCTTGCAATGGATTATGCGACCGATGCGACCGTGCTCGGGGATTTCAATAATACTTCGTTCAATCATCATGATGTGACTTCGAGATTTTATGAAAGAGATGGTAAGTTTTTTGTCTTCACCGAAGGCTTTAGAGGTAAATTTCAGGAGTTTGCCATTAAATATACTTTTGGAGTGAGGCCTTTACAGCAGTATCTGATTGAGTTCTCTGATGGGCGCGTGCAGACTCTACCTCTGTGCTGGGATACGAGACCGAAAGAGCAAGGCGGCCAGCGCTGGTTTCACATCTACGGCAACGAGCGTATTCCACCAGATGATATCCTCTACTGGACACGAATTTCACAGAACTGGAACTATATGTGCGCTGAGTGCCATTCAACTAACCTGAAAAAGAACTACGATGCAGCTAAAGACCGATACAACACTACGTGGTCTGAGATTGATGTATCATGCGAGGTATGTCACGGTCCTGGTTCTCTGCACGTCGAGTGGGCGGAGGCAGAAGCAAGAGGCGAGGATACACAAGGCTATACTGACATGGGCCTGTCAATTCGTTTGAAGGATGACGAGGACGAAGAGGTAACCTGGTTATTCGATAAGAGTTTGGCTACTTATAAGCCGAGCACTTCGCGACGCAGACAAAAAGAGGTGGAGATGTGTGCCCGATGTCACAGCCGCCGGGCTATTATCAACGAGAATTATGTGCATGGAAAACCGTTGCTTGACACCCACTACCCGCAAGCGCTGGAAGATAATCTTTACTATCCGGATGGACAAATTCGTGATGAGGTTTATGAGTATGGCTCTTTCTTGCAAAGCAGGATGTATCAGGCCGGTATTGTTTGCACGGATTGTCATGATCCACACAGTACCCGTCGCCGGAAAGAGGGCAATGAATTATGCTACTCGTGTCATCAGTCCGAGAAATATGGTTCTCGTGAGCACCATTTTCATAAGATGGGTTTATCAGGTTCGCAGTGTGTCGAATGTCATATGCCGGCACGCACTTACATGGTCGTCGATATTCGCCGGGATCACAGCTTTCGTGTTCCGCGTCCTGACTTATCGAAGAAACTGGGTGTGCCGAATACCTGCAACGGTTGCCATTCGGATAGGTCAACGGAATGGGCATCAGAACATTTCGGGAAGTGGTACGGGACTCCAAAGCCGGAAAAGCACTACGGTGATATTTTTTGGGCTGCCAGCCGCTGTATTCCCGGTACCGATGTCGATCTCATTCGTTTGGCTGAAGGCAATCAACAATCGCCGATAGTACGTGCCACAGCGGTTTTCCTGTTGCGGAATTATCCTACCGAATTATCGTTAGAAACCCTTAGGAAAATGTTGCGAGATGCCAATCCGCTCATTCGTTCTGAAGCTGTTACCTCTTTGGACATCTTGCCGCCAGAGGGTCGGGTACAGTACCTGCTGCCGATGTTACAGGATCCGGTACGACTGGTGCGTACATTTGTTGCACGATCTTTAGCGCCGGTCCCGATAAATTTGCTGTCAGAGTCGGCATTAAAGCAACGCGAGACTGTCGTAAGAGAATATGAAGAAACACAGATGCTCAATGCTGATTATCCTGTGGCACACATAAATCTGGGGAATCTCTACCTCGACCGTGGCGAGTATGACCGTGCCGTAGCTTCATACAAGAAAGCCATCGAGATCGAGCCGGCCTTTATTCCCGGGTATATTAACCTTGCAGATGTTTATCGCGCTCAGAACCAGGATGAGAAAGGAAGAAATGTCTTAGAGCAAGCATTGTATCTCGCACCAAAGTCTGCGCCGATACATCACGCCATGGGCTTGTTGATGATTCGCACCGGTGAGCACAAGAAAGCCTTACACCATTTGCACAAGGCTGCAATACTTGCCCCGGAGAATACACGATACAGTTATGTTTATGGGATAGCACTGGATTCACAAAAGATGCCAGAACAGGCGATATCGGTTCTCAAGAGGACATTAAGCCATAACCCATATGATCCTGATTTGCTGGTTTCTCTAACTATGATTTATCGTGACAGAGGCGAGTTTGGACAGGCGTTAAAGTATGCTGCCAGATTAGCCAGGAACTATCCTGAGAATCAGAATTATCAACAATTGGAAAAGCATTTGATAATCTTAGCTGACCGGCAAGGAGAAAAACCTGATAGGCGAGACTAA